In a single window of the Caproicibacterium sp. BJN0003 genome:
- a CDS encoding ABC transporter permease, whose translation MFKYTIKRILQLIPVLLGVSIIVFLIMRVFSPDPAGVVLGQHATPAAMQAWRQENGLNDPIWLQYWNFLIDALRGDLGTSYYTHSPVTQEIASRFPATVELAICAIILASVFGILLGVISSVKKNSLADHASMILALIGVSMPIFWSGMLMIILFSGTWHLLPSSGRIDPMLQPVGGTGLYLIDTLFSGDFEAFGNALQHLILPTVALSLYSMAIITRMTRSSMLETLDQDYIRTAEAKGLTRGRVVQHHALRNAMIPVTTVIGLQFGSLLGGAVLTETVFAWPGIGKYTVECILKSDFPVVQGVVLLIAVIFVLLNLVVDIIYAFLDPRIKYAKKEG comes from the coding sequence TTGTTTAAATATACTATAAAACGCATTTTGCAGCTGATTCCGGTCCTTTTGGGTGTTTCCATTATCGTTTTTCTGATTATGCGTGTCTTTTCACCGGATCCGGCAGGTGTTGTGCTTGGACAGCATGCAACTCCGGCTGCCATGCAGGCATGGCGCCAGGAAAACGGCTTGAATGATCCCATTTGGCTTCAATACTGGAATTTTCTTATCGATGCGCTTCGTGGAGATCTAGGGACCTCCTATTACACACATTCTCCTGTAACGCAGGAAATTGCTTCTCGTTTTCCTGCAACTGTTGAGTTGGCAATTTGTGCGATTATTCTTGCTTCTGTTTTTGGAATCCTGCTTGGAGTCATTAGCAGTGTTAAGAAAAATTCGCTTGCAGATCATGCCAGTATGATTTTGGCACTGATTGGTGTCTCTATGCCGATCTTTTGGTCCGGCATGTTGATGATTATCCTTTTTTCCGGTACATGGCATCTTTTGCCGAGCAGCGGACGAATCGACCCAATGCTTCAGCCGGTTGGAGGAACAGGGCTCTATTTGATTGATACCTTGTTTTCCGGCGACTTTGAAGCTTTTGGCAATGCCCTGCAGCATTTGATTTTGCCGACAGTTGCGCTGAGCCTTTACTCGATGGCGATTATTACTCGTATGACTCGTTCCAGTATGTTGGAAACATTAGACCAAGATTACATACGTACTGCTGAAGCAAAAGGACTGACAAGAGGACGCGTGGTGCAGCACCATGCGCTGCGCAATGCGATGATTCCGGTTACGACAGTAATCGGATTGCAGTTTGGCAGTCTTCTTGGCGGCGCTGTTTTGACGGAGACGGTGTTTGCATGGCCTGGTATTGGAAAATATACGGTCGAATGTATTTTAAAATCCGACTTCCCGGTTGTTCAGGGAGTCGTTCTGCTGATAGCAGTGATCTTTGTTTTGCTGAATTTGGTGGTTGATATCATCTATGCATTCTTGGATCCGCGCATCAAGTACGCAAAGAAAGAAGGTTGA
- a CDS encoding ABC transporter permease, translated as MKKRRTSEAAASTEILEKPESLWRSMWDSLKENRAAMISLFVIAALVLIAVTTAIFPKILPYDPYDQDLSQAKLWPSPAHICGTDQNGRDIFARILVGTQISLSVGLAAVTISLVIGVVLGSIAGYRGGKIDAVIMRFMDIMLSIPSILLAIAFMAALGKGIDKAVIAIGLVSIPEYARIVRSQILSVKENDYVQAARVIGDKDGRIIFRHILPNVTSSIVVRATLGISSAVLDTAALGFLGLGVQPPLAEWGDMLGRARGMILQFPYMLVFPGLAITITVLAFNLLGDGLRDALDPKSRKN; from the coding sequence ATGAAAAAACGACGAACTTCTGAAGCGGCCGCTTCTACGGAGATTCTTGAAAAGCCCGAATCCTTATGGCGTAGTATGTGGGACTCTCTGAAAGAGAACCGCGCAGCGATGATCAGCCTTTTTGTAATTGCTGCTTTAGTATTGATTGCGGTAACGACAGCAATTTTTCCTAAAATTTTGCCGTATGATCCTTATGATCAAGACCTTTCACAGGCGAAACTGTGGCCGAGTCCAGCACATATCTGTGGAACAGACCAGAATGGCCGTGATATTTTTGCACGTATCCTTGTAGGGACGCAGATTAGTCTTTCCGTTGGTTTGGCAGCTGTTACGATCAGCTTAGTGATTGGTGTTGTATTAGGTTCAATCGCTGGTTATCGCGGCGGAAAAATTGATGCGGTTATCATGCGTTTTATGGACATTATGCTGAGTATTCCTTCTATCCTGCTGGCAATCGCTTTTATGGCTGCTTTAGGAAAAGGAATTGACAAGGCTGTTATCGCGATCGGGCTGGTTTCTATTCCGGAGTATGCGCGAATTGTCCGCAGTCAGATCCTCTCCGTAAAAGAGAATGATTATGTGCAGGCGGCCCGTGTAATTGGTGATAAGGATGGACGAATTATTTTCCGTCATATTTTACCGAACGTAACTTCTTCCATTGTTGTTCGTGCAACTTTGGGTATTTCTTCCGCAGTGCTGGATACAGCCGCCTTGGGCTTTTTGGGCTTAGGCGTACAGCCGCCTTTGGCAGAATGGGGCGATATGCTGGGAAGAGCTCGCGGAATGATCTTGCAGTTCCCTTATATGCTGGTTTTTCCGGGCCTTGCGATCACGATTACCGTGCTTGCATTTAACTTGCTTGGAGATGGCCTTAGGGATGCGCTTGATCCGAAATCCAGAAAGAATTGA
- a CDS encoding ABC transporter ATP-binding protein yields the protein MLLEVKNLVTEFHMKRGTVKAVNNISYQVDQGEILAIVGESGSGKSVSSLSIMGLIRSPGEIAAGEIIYNGQDLLKLSQKEMQKIRGDKISMIFQEPMTSLNPVYRVGDQITESILTHMKISKEEAKKRAIKMLEIVGIPSPAERFNDYPHQMSGGMRQRVMIAMALSCDPELLIADEPTTALDVTIQAQILDLLKQMRDKFHMAVLLITHDLGVVAETADRVLVMYCGQVVEEADVKELFEKPLHPYTLGLLKSIPRLEDESKEPLYMIKGMVPNPLHMPSGCPFSDRCERCMERCRKEMPELQEINGRKVRCFLYDQKEEAQA from the coding sequence ATGCTGCTAGAAGTAAAAAACTTAGTGACGGAATTTCATATGAAACGCGGCACGGTCAAAGCGGTCAATAACATAAGTTATCAGGTGGATCAGGGAGAAATTCTTGCCATCGTTGGAGAATCCGGCTCCGGAAAGAGCGTTTCCTCTTTGTCGATTATGGGATTGATTAGAAGCCCTGGCGAAATTGCTGCCGGTGAAATTATTTATAACGGACAGGATCTTTTGAAGCTTTCTCAAAAAGAGATGCAGAAAATCCGCGGCGACAAAATCAGCATGATTTTTCAGGAGCCGATGACGAGTTTGAATCCGGTGTACCGGGTAGGCGATCAGATTACAGAGAGCATTTTGACGCATATGAAAATCTCCAAAGAAGAGGCTAAAAAGCGTGCGATTAAGATGCTGGAAATTGTAGGAATCCCAAGTCCGGCAGAACGTTTTAACGATTATCCACATCAGATGAGCGGTGGCATGCGCCAGAGAGTGATGATTGCAATGGCACTTTCCTGCGATCCGGAGCTACTGATTGCTGATGAACCAACAACGGCTTTGGATGTAACCATTCAGGCACAGATTCTGGACCTGCTCAAACAGATGCGGGATAAATTTCATATGGCCGTACTCCTGATTACGCATGACCTTGGTGTGGTTGCTGAGACTGCTGATCGTGTGCTTGTCATGTACTGCGGCCAAGTTGTGGAAGAAGCCGATGTAAAAGAATTGTTTGAAAAACCGCTGCATCCATATACGCTTGGATTGCTCAAGTCGATTCCGAGATTGGAAGATGAGAGCAAAGAGCCGCTTTATATGATTAAAGGAATGGTCCCGAATCCGCTACATATGCCTTCCGGATGCCCGTTTAGTGACCGTTGTGAGCGCTGTATGGAGCGCTGCCGGAAAGAAATGCCGGAGCTTCAGGAAATAAATGGACGTAAGGTGCGCTGTTTCCTGTATGATCAGAAAGAGGAGGCGCAAGCATGA